A region of the Rhizobium leguminosarum bv. trifolii WSM1325 genome:
CGGTGCGGGCATGGGAGAGTCTCCGTTTTAAGCGTAGTGTAGCGGATCCGACGCCACGGCTTTGCCGGAGATCGGTTGGTGGCAGCAGAAGATTCCGTGTCGGGAGCATGCCAGCAGTCGTTTGTGCTTCGGCCTGTCCTGCAACGCGATCGACAGGCCAACGTCATGTGTTAAGGTTGGTGCCGGCAAGCAGCAGCATAATCTGCTGCGTGATTGGCGATCTCGAGCAAATGAGGGCGTGTGAGATGAAACTCGACCGGATCGACGTAAAAATTCTCTACGAACTGCAGAAGAACGGCCGCGTCACCAATGTGGAACTCGCCGAACTGGTCAATCTTTCGCCAAGCCCCTGCCTGATGCGGGTGAAGAAGCTGCAGTCGGAGGGATATATCGAAGGTTATTCGGCTCAGATCAACGTCAGCAAACTGGGGCAGACGCTGACCGTGTTCACCGAGATCACCCTGAAAAACCACCGGCAGATCGACTTCGCCCGCTTCCTGGCGGCGATCGAGAAGGTCGACCAGGTGATCGAATGCCATCTGGTTTCGGGCGGCTACGATTATATGCTGAAATTCGTCACTGCCGGGATAGACGAATACCAGACGATCATGGAGCGGCTGACCGACCTGGACGTCGGCATCGACAAATATTTCAGCTTCGTTGTCCTGAAATCGCCGATTATCAAGGCCCACATGCCGCTGACCACCCTATTTCCGCATTAGAGCTATTTCAGCAAAACTGCGCATTTTTTTCGCGTCTCTCACCAGTCCTGCGCGGATAAGGTTCTCTCTGTCGTAGGTTGTTCTCCCTATAACTATCAGCTTCTACTGGTTGGAAGGACTTGCGACAAATTTTCGGCCTTACCTTCCAAAGCCATGTTCGCTGCCACTTGCCGGGCTCCTGCCGTGGAGTCGAGGCTTTCCAGCACGACCCTGACCCGGTGCGCGCTTGATCGAGTAAGCGCCCAACTCTTGGTTCGAGGAGGGGAGTGCAGTTTGCCGCACAATTTCTTGAAGCAAATCCGACCCGAGAAATTTTGCAGTGGAATCGGCGCTCAATGCCGGCAATAAGCCCGCACCAGTTCCGGATCCTGCTGGAGCCCGTCGAGCCAGGCCGGATCGAGCGTCGGCACCGATGAGAAGAGCAGTTGCGAATAGGGGTGTTGCGGCGCCTTCACCGTCAGGGATGTGATTTCCTCGACCTTGCGGCCGCCATACATCACGACGATCTCGTCGCAGATCGCCTCCACCACCGAGAGGTCGTGGCTGATGAAGATGTAGGAAAGGCCGAGTTCGCGCTGCAATTCTTTGAGCAGGTCGATGACCGCGGCGGCGACCACCGTGTCGAGCGCTGAGGTAATCTCGTCGCAGAGGATCAGCTTCGGATCGGCGGCGAGTGCCCGGGCGAAGTTGACGCGCTGCTTCTGCCCGCCCGAGAGTTCGCCCGGCCGGCGATGGCGCAGGTTGCGGGGCAGACGTACCATGTCAAGCAGCTGATCGATCCGGGCGTTCCGCGCCTTTCGATCCATGCGGTGGTAAAAGACCAAAGGTCTGTCGAGGATGTCCTCTACCGATTTTGCCGGGTTGAGTGCGGTATCGGCATATTGGAAGACGATCTGCATCTCGCGCAACTCATCACGCGAGCGCTCGCGCGCGTTGCGATGCAGTTCCGTGCCGTCGAAGACAATCTTGCCGACGGCGGCCGGCAGGATGCCGGCGATTGTGCGGGCGAGCGTCGACTTGCCGCAACCGGATTCGCCGATAATACCGAGATTGCGGCCTCTTTCCACCTTCAGGCTCACGTTCTCCACCGCGCGAACGAGCGGCAGGCCATCCGCCTGGCGCTGCCCATAGCCCGCGACAAGACCTTCGATGCTCAGCAGGGGAGCCATCGCGGGTTCGGCGGGGCCAGTTGCGCCACGCGGTTTCGGTTCGAAGGCCGCGAGCAGCTCCCTGGTATAGGGGTGCTTGGCATTGTTGAGGATTTCGTCGGTGGTGCCGGTTTCCTGGGTCTCTCCGCCTTTCAAGACCACGATGCGGTCGGCGATCTGGGCGACGACGGCAAGGTCGTGCGAGACATAAACGCCAGCGATGCCGCCCTTTTTCATGACCGATTTGAAAGCTCGCAGCACTTCGATCTGGGTCGTGACGTCGAGCGCCGTCGTCGGCTCGTCGAAGATGACGAGGGTCGGGTCGCCGATCAGCGCCATGGCGGCCGCCAGACGTTGCAGCTGGCCGCCGGAAACCTGGTGCGGGTAACGGCTGCCGATCGTCTCGGGTTCCGGCAGGGACAGCGCCCGGAAGAGTTCGACGGCCCGGGCCCGCGCATCATCAGGCGACATCAGCTGGTGAATACGCGTGACTTCGATCACCTGGTCCATGATCGATCTGGCCGGGTTGAAGGCGGCAGCCGCTGATTGCGGGACATAGGCGACTTCGGTGCCACGCACCTTGGCGCGCTGCTTCTCGCTCAGCGTGACCATGTCCTTGCCGCCGACCGAAACGCTGCCGCCGGAGATACGACAGCCCGCACGGGTGTGGCCCATCAGGGTCAGGGCGATGGTAGTCTTGCCCGAGCCGCTCTCGCCGATCAGCGCGACGATCTCGCCCTCGGCAACATCGAGGCTGACACCTTTGATGATTTCGACACGCCGGCCGGAATCGGTGGTGGCTTCGACCTTCAGGTCACGGATTTCGATGAAATTGCTCATGACGTGCTCCGGTCGCGAATTTTCTGCGGCAGGTTGTCGATCAGCAGGTTGACGCTGATCGTCAGGCTGGCGATGGCAAGCGAGGGAAACATCACCGCCGGCGCACCGAATGGCAGGCCGCCGATGTTCTCACGTACGAGCGCACCCCAATCGGCATAGGGCGGCTGGACGCCGAGACCGAGGAAGGAAAGCCCGGAGAGCAGCAGAACGATGAAGACGAAGCGGATGCCGAGATCGGCAAGCACCGGCCCGACGATGTTGGGCAGGATTTCCGAGCGAATGAGATAGAGAGTGCTTTCACCGCGGATGCGCGCAACCGTGATGAAATCCATCGCGTTGATGTTGACGGCGAGCGCCCGGGCGAAGCGATAAGCGCCTGGGATATAGATCACCGACAGCGTCATGATCAGCACCGGGACCGAGGAGCCGACGGCAGCGACGACCACCAGGCCGAACAGCTTGCTCGGGATGGAGTTGAGGGCGTCGAGGAAGCGGCTGAGGATCGTGTCCAGCCAGCCGCCGGCGACCGCTGCGATCATGCCGAGCACGACGCCGCTGAAGCAGGCGATCGTGACCGCAGCGAGCGAGATACCGACTGTATACCGGGCGCCCATCAGAATCCGCGAGAGCATGTCGCGGCCGAGATAATCGGAGCCGAGCCAGAGTTCCCGACTCATCGGGCCGAAATAGTCGAGATCGATAATCTCGCCGACGGGGTAGGGGATGACCCATGGCGCGAAGATCGCAACGAGCGCCCATGAGAGGATCACAGTGAAGCCAATCGCGCCGACGATGTTGAAGCGATAGCCAAACCGGGTTCCGGACAGCCGGCCGGAGGTGGTTTCGGAACTTGTCATGGTCATCGGAGCCTCGGATTGGAAAGGATGGCGATGATATCGGCGATGGTGATCAGGAGCAGATAACCCAGGCAGAAAATCATCGCGCAGCTCTGGATCAGCGGCAGGTCGCGGGTGGCGACGGCATCCAGCATCAGCTTGGCGATACCGGGATAGTTGAAAATGGTCTCGACGATGATGACGCCTCCAAGCAGATAGGACAGCGAAAGCGCAACGGCATTGACGATCGGGCCGAGCGCATTCGGCAGCGCATGGCGAAAAACGATGCGCGGGCGGGACGCGCCCTTGAGCAATGCCATCTCGACATAGGGTGTGTTGAGCGTCTCGATGACAGCTGCGCGCGTCATGCGGATCATCTGGGCCGAGACCACGAAGGTGAGGGTGATCACCGGCATGGCATAGACGCGCAACAGATCGGTCAGACTGTGGACCTCATTGGCGAAAGACAGCGCCGGCAGCCATTTCAGATAGACGGCGAAGATGAGCGCGGCGGAGGTCGCGACCATGAACTCCGGCACGGAGATGACGCCGATGGTGATCACGGTGACGATCCGGTCGTAAAGGGTGCCGCGCAGCATCGCCGCGGTGATCCCGAGCGTCAGCGCGATCGGCACGGAGAACAGCGCGGTGACGCCGGCAAGTTTTAGCGTATTGACGAAGCGGCCCGCAATGAGAGCGGCGACCGGCATTTCGTTGGCATAGGACGTGCCGAGATCGCCCTGCAGCAATCCGACGATCCAGCGCAGGAAACGAAAGAGCGCCGGTTCGTCGAGATGCATGGCCTTGCGCAGGCCTTCGACGGCTTCCGGCGTGGCGGCTTGGCCGAGCAGGATCGTCGCCGTATCTCCCGGCAACAGCGTTGTCGCAAAGAAGACGGCGAAGGAGACGATCACCAGGGTGATCACGGCGACGAACAATCTGCTCAGTACAAGGGATAAGACCTGGCGGTTCACGGGCGTCTTCCCTTTGCGTTCGAGTTAAGTTCCATCAATGCAGATGGAGGAACTGGGGCGCGGCTGCAGCCCCAGTCTCCTTTGCCGTATCAGGCTTCAAGCCAGACATATTCCGCGAAAGCATATCCCATCTGGCCGCCGAGCGGGTTGGCTTCCAGGCCCTTGAGCTTGGCGGTCGTGGCGTCGACGTTCGAGATATAGGCGGGAATGATAGTACCAGCTTCCTGGGCGACCATGCCCTGCATCTCGTTGTAGATCGTCTTGCGCTTGTCTTGATCGAGAGAGCCGCGCGCCTCGATCAGCATCTTGTCGAACTTCTCCGACTTGTACTGGCTTTCGTTCCACGGAGCGTCCGAGGTGTAGAGCAGGGAGAAGAGGATATCCGGGGTCGGACGCGGGTTGATATTGCCGAAGTGGATCGGCGCCTTGAGCCAGTAATTGTCCCAATAGCCATCAGATGGCACTCGCTGGACGTCGAGCTTCATGCCGATTTCGGCGCCGGCCGCCTGTATGATCATGGCCATGTCGATCGAGGAAGCCGCCGCATCGGAAGCGATGATCGGAATGGATTGGCCGAGAACCCCGGCCTTGTCGAAGTGGAACTTCGCCTTGTCGGGATCGAAGGCCCGCGCTTTCAGCTCTGCGTCATGATAGAAGTTCGCAGGCGAAACGGGTTGGTCGTTGCCAACTTCGCCGAGACCGCGCAGCGCCGCTTTGACGATCTGTTCGCGGTTGACGAGATACTTCATGCCCTCGACGAAATCCCGCTTGTTGCCGGGCTCCATATCCAGTCGCATGTTGAGATTGGTGTAGTTGCCGGAGGTGGTCTTCGACAAGGTGAAGCCGTCGCCCTGGGTCTCGACGAGGCGCATCGAGCGCGGATTGATCGAGGCTGCGAGGTGGATGTCGCCCGAAAGCAGCGCGTTAACGCGGGCATTGTCGTCGCTGATGGCGAAATATTCGAAGGAATCGACGTTCGGGCCGGATTTCCAGTAATTCTTGTTCTTGATCCCGACCGAGCGAACGCCCGGCTCGAAGACTTCCTTGACGAAGGCGCCGGTGCCGTTGGCCTTGGTGAAATCGGTCGTGCCGTCGGCGACGATCATGAAGTGATGCATCGACAGAATGGTCGGCAGGTCGGCATTCGGGCTGGCGAGCGTGATCTCGACGGTTTGTTTGTCGACCGCCTTGAAGCCGGTCATCTGGGCGGCGATCTTGGCGACCTTCGAGCCGACGGATGGGTCGAGATGGCGCTTCAGCGAGAAAACTACGTCATCGGCGGTCAGCGGCTTGCCGTCATGGAAAGTAACGCCGTTCTTCAGCTTGACCGTCCAGGTCTTCGCATCCTTGGACTCGATCGCGTCGGCAAGCTCCATCTGCGGCGTGCCTGATTTGTCGAGGAAGGTAAGGCGGTTATAGAAGGAGCAGCACCGGACATAGTCGGTGGAGAGCGACGCCTTGGCGGGGTCGAGCGTATCGGCCGTCGAGGACGACCAGCCGGCCGCCTTGAGCGAGCCGCCGGAAACGGGCGTGGCGGCGAGCGCCTTGCCGGCACGGCCAAGCACGAGCCCGCCGGCAGACAGGGCCACGCCGCCCGCGAGCATCATATGCAGCAACTCGCGACGGGTGGCGCCACGACGGATGGCGCTTTCGACCATGGAGTCGTCGGATCTGGTCCAATTGGTGATCTTGTCGTTCATCTTATTCCCCTTTTCTTGTGTGGCGGGCTGCCCGTTGCGGGCAGGCCCGATCTGCTTTCAAAGTCAGGCGCGCGCGGCGGCCACGGCATCGGCAAGGCCGGCCATGGAGGTGAAATGGTAATCGGGTTTGGTGAACTCGGCCGGTTCGATCGTGCCGCCGTAACCCTTCTCGTGATGTCGCCGCTCGATCCAGCAATTGGTCAGCCCGAGTTCCCGGGAAATCCCGATGTCGTGGTACTGGCTCTGGGCGACATGCAGGATGTCTTCCTTTGAATGTCCTTCCGAGGCGACGTAGTCGAATACCGTCTCGAAGAATGCGGGATCGGGTTTCTCGGTCCCGGTATCATCCGCGGTGAAGGCGGCATAAAAGGGATTGCCGAGTTCCTTCGCGAAGAAATCGAATGCCCAGCGGCGGGCGTTGGTCATCGCAACGAGGCGGTAATCCCTAGCAAGACTTGCCAGCGCTGCGGCGCTGTCTGCAAAACCCTTCCAGCCCTTGGCCGAATCCCGCAGCCGTTCGCCATATTTTTGCTCAGTGGGCAGGCCGAGCTTCGGCGCGATCGCGAGGTAGACGCGCACGAGGTCGTCGGGGAAGAGGTCGGCATCCTCGGAGTAGCGGGCTGCACGGTAAAGGCTAAGGGCCTGCTCACCGTCGATTTCAGTCCCCGCCTCGGTGGCAATCTCGGCAAGGCAGGTCTTGAGGCCGCCTTCGAAGTCGATGAGCGTGCCGACGACGTCGAAGGTCAGGTATTTGAATTCCGGAAGGCTTTTGCTCACGTGAATTCCCCAGTGTTCGGCTCCGATGGGAGCTCGGCTTCTCGAAGAAGAAAATTCTGTTCCGCTGGCGGGGTCTTTGTCCCGCTCTTGTATGGAAGGCCGGCTTCTGCCGCGGCCTTTCCTTGATTTCAGTGTGTCACCTGCACCGCACCGGATTCGCCGAATAGGCATCATGAGGCGGCACAAAATACCGAATCTGACCGTTTCGCGATATTCTCAGGCCTGCAGCGCCCGCCGCACGTCCGGGTCCTCCAGCGTCTCGTCCAGGGTGATGCGGGTGCGCTCGACGATCGCGTCTATCTCCGTTTCGGTGCAGCAGAGCGGCGGAGCATAGCCAAGCACACCATTGCCGAAGGCGCGGATGACGAGGCCGTTCTCCCAGGCGCGATCGAAGATGCGGCGGGCGGGTTCGGCGGATGCCGGCAACGGCGTCTTGTTCACCTTGTCGACCACGAGCTCGACGGCGGCGAGCATGCCGCGGCCGCGGACATCGCCGACGAGCGGATGATCCCTCAGCGATTCCAGGCCCTGCATCAGCCGTGCGCCGGCCCTGACGCCGTTTTCGAGAAGGCCGTTTTCGTAGAGCTTCAGGACTTCGAGGCCGACCGCGGCGCTGACGGGATGGGCCGAATAGGTATATCCATGGCCGACGGCGGCAGCACCCGCGCCCTCGGCGATCGTTTGATAGACGTGATCGGCCATCAAGACGGCGCCCATGGGGACGTAACCTGAGGTGAGGCCCTTGGCGGTCGTCATGAAGTCGGGCACGATCTCATCCTCGGTGCAGGCAAAAAGCGGGCCGGTGCGGCCAAAGCCGGTGATCACTTCGTCCGCCACGAAGAGGATGTCGTGCGCGCGACAGAATTCGCGCATGGCTTTCATCCAGCCTTTCGGCGGCACCAGAACGCCGCCCGAGCCCTGGATCGGCTCGACATAGAAGGCGGCAACGCGTTCCGGCCCGATCGCCTCGACCTTGCTTTTCAGCGCAGCAAGCGAGGCGTCGATGATCGTCTGCGGATTGTCGCCCACCGGGTTGCGATAGGCGTAGTGAGACGGAATCTTATGCTGCCAATCGAATGGAACGCCGAAGCCGGCATGGAAGGCAGGCAGCGCGGTCAGACCCGCGCCGACCGTCGAGGAACCATGATAGCCCTGTTCGACGGAGATGAACTGATCGCGCTGAGGCTGTCCACGGGCATGCCAATAGTAGCGGATGAAGCGGACCGTGCTGTCCACCGCATCGGAGCCGCCGAGCGTGAAATAGACATGGTTGAGATCGCCAGGAGCGCGGTCGGCGAGTTCGCCGGCAAGCCGGATCGCGGGCTCGGAGCCGAGGCCGAAATAGGCCGTCGCATAGGGAAGCTCGCGCATCTGCCGGGCCGCTGCCTCGACGATGCTCTCGTGGCCGTAACCGGCATTGACGCACCAGAGGCCGGCGAAGCCGTCGATCAGCTGCTTGCCAGAGGCGTCGGTGACCGTCGCGCCCTTGGCCGAAGCCAGCACGCGCACGCCGAGCTTTTCGTGGCCGCGGTAGGAGGCGACCGGATGGATGAGGTGAGCGCGATCGAGTTCGATGAGGGAATTGCTGTACATGGAGATCTCCGGATCAGCCGAGCGCCTGGCTGGCGAGGGCAAAGGTGGTGACGGCCGGGTCGGCAGCTTGGCGAACCAACGGCTTTTCCATCGTGATTCCGCCGCCGACATGAGCGAGCCCCTGTTCGGCGAGCCATGGAGAAAGCCCGGTCTCATCAGTGGTGTCGACCCTGAGGAACCGTCCGGACCGTCTGGCGATGAAATGTTCGATGAGTTTTCGGGCCTCGCCGAGGTTGGCGGCCACGACGGGTCCGATCACTTCGCCGCGGCCGAAGGGACGCAGGCACGCAAAGCCGGAAACGCGGCCATCGCGGCGAATGACGGCGAATGCGCCGATCCCGGCGAAATAAGAGAGCAGCCCTTCGCGATCGGCGCCGAAGGCACTGCGATCGAGTGCCGCGATAGCAGCGAGGTCGGCGTCGGTGGCGGCTTGCGTTTCCGCCGGCACGGCGATGTCGCCGGCAAGGCCCTGATGTTGCGCCACGGTTCCCGTCTCGTGGAAACCAAGCTTCTGGTAGAGCGGCAGGCCTGCCGTCGTCGCCACCAGCCTCAGCGGCCGGTCTCCGGCGGCCAGCAATGCGGCGTCCATGAGCTTGCGGCCGAGACCCCTGCCGCGCATCGTCTCGTCGACGATGACCATGTTGATCGTCGCACAATCTCTCTTGTACGGCGTGACGAGGACGGTGCCGACGACCTTGCCATCCTCGACCGCAACCATCCCGTCGCTCAAGGCGAGCGCCAACTGCCAGTCTTCCGTCCGATGCGGCCAGCCCGCCTGCCTTGAGAGCGCGACGGCGGCTTCCAGATGGTTGGGGCCGAACGGGACGATTTCGATCTGACTTGTTTGCATGGGGCCGTCCTTCATGTCGTGCCCGCCAGTCTGCCGGAGCGCCGGCGGGCAGATCGTCTGAAGGCCATGGTTCAAGCAGTATCTTATGGCGTTGCTGTCATGGGGCGCCGCATCTTATGCTAGAACCGACCGATATTCGTCGGATCCCAGGTCTGTCAGCGCATCATCGCCAGCGCTGCCGTAAAGAAATCCTCGCCTCCGAAGTTTCCTGATTTCAGCGCCAGAAGCATGTCGCCCTGCGCATTGCCGACTGTGCGCAGCACCGGCACGCCGGGCGCAATCTCCGGGCCGATCAGAAATGCCGGAATGGCGAGCCTGTCGACGGCCGCGCCCGAGGTTTCGCCGCCGGCGACCACCAGGCGCCGCACGCCTCTCTCCACCAGTTCGGCTGTGATGATCGACGTCGCGGTCTCGATCGCGTGGCCGGAGGCCTCTCGTCCATGGAGCGATTGCAGCCGGGACACGGTTTCAGGCGCAGCACTCGCGGCGATGACGACGGGGCCGGCGGAGATGCGGTCTCCGGCCCAGGAAATCGCCGCGGCGATTTCATCGGGACCGGCAAGCAGCCGCTCCGGGTCGAGCCGCAGGACGGGCATCGACCGTTCGGCGATGTCGAGCTGGCGGAGCGTCGCCTTGGAGCAACTGCCGGCAACGATCGCGGAAAGCCCGCCCACCGGGCGAATGGCGTCCTCCGTCGTTGCGCCGCCGGAGGAAATCCGACCGGAGCGGACGAGCGCGCGGGCAAGGCCGAGGCCGAGGCCGGACGCACCGGTGGACACCGGCATTTCCAACGCAATCTCGCCGAGCGTTTCCAGATCGCGTTCGAAAATCGCATCGGCGATAACAGCGGTGACGCCTGCGGTGCGAAAGGAATCAAGCCTCATTTTGACGGCGCCGGGTCCGGCGCCGATGGTCGTGAGATCGACCAGCCCGACAGCATTGCGCGATTGTCGCGTGAGCACCCGAACGAGATTGGCGTCATGCATCGGATTGAGGGGGTGATCCTTGAGCGGGCTTTCATTCAGCGGCTGTCCGCCGACGAAGAGATGGCCAAGATAGACGGTGCGTCCCGTTTCCGGAAAGGCGGGCGTCACCAGCACGACGCCGCCGCCCGCCGCCTCCCTCAAGGCTTCGGTGACCGGACCGATATTGCCGGCATCGGTGGAATCGAAGGTCGAGCAGATCTTGTAGAGCACATGGCCGGCACCCCGCTGGCGCAGCCATCGCTCGGCGCTCGCCGCCGCCGTCACGGCGTCCGAGGCCGAGACGGAGCGGATCTTCAGGGAAACGACCACGGCGTCGACATCCGGTAGTGCCAGCGACGGGTCGGGAATGCCGACCGTCTGTACCGTGCGCAGACCGTTCTTCGTCAGGGTGTTGGCGAGGTCGGATGCGCCCGTATAGTCGTCAGCGATTGATCCGAGGAAAATAGCCATCGTCTAGCTCCGTGCAAAAGGTTTGAACCAGCCAAGACCGTCGAGAGTGTGGTCGCGCGGAATGTATTCGCAGCCGACGAAACCGTCGTAAGCCAGGCGGTCGATTTGGCCGAACAGATAGGGATAGTTCAACTCCTCCCCATCCGGCTCATTGCGTGACGGCACACTGGCGATCTGGATATGGCCGGTGATCGGCAGCAGGCGTCGCAATGCCATGGTGACGTCGCCATGGATGATCTGACGGTGATAGATGTCGAACTGCAGCTTCAGGTTCGGCAGACCGGATTCGGCAATCAGCCGTTCGGCGGCGCCGAAGTCGTTGAGGAAATATCCAGGCATGTTTCGCCCGTTGATCGGCTCGAGCAGCAGATCGATGCCTTTTTCCGCAAGCCGCTCTGCAGCATAGGTGACGGAGCGCCGATAACAGGAGGAGGCGCCTTCGTCATGATGGTCGGCGATGCCTGCCATCAGGTGCAACCGTCTGACCCCGGTCGCCTCCGCATAGTCCAATGCCCGCTCGACATCGGCTTTCAGCGCATCGAAGCGTCCGGGAAGGGCCGCGATGCCCCGCTCGCCGGATGCCCAGTCGCCTGGCGGCAGATTGAAGAGGGCCTGCTGCAGATTGTTGCGGTCAAGCCGTTCGGCGATCGCCTCGGGCGCGGCTTCATAGGGAAAGAGGTATTCGACGGCGGCAAAGCCTGCATCGGCTGCGGCGTCGAAGCGGTCGAGGAACGCCCATTCGTTGAACATCATCGTCAGGTTGGCGGCGAAAACCGGCATGTCGAGCGTTCCTTTTACAGGCTCTGCAGCCCTTTGGTGGAACCGGGCAATTCAGCGCCCGAAAGCTTGGCGTAGAGCCGCGCGAGCGAGGAATCGTCGTCACGGCCCATGCCCGCCCCGGAGGCGGCAAGATACATCTGCAAGGCTGCTGCCGCGAGCGGTACCGGGTAACGCTCAGAGCGGGCCATGTCTTGGACGATACCGAGATCCTTGACGAAAATCTCGATGCTGCTGAGCGGAGTATAGTCTCCGGCCAGCACATGCGGCACGCGGTTTTCGAACATCCAGGAATTGCCGGCCGACGCGGTGATCACCTCATAGACCTTGTCGAGGTCGAGGCCCTGCTTGGCGGCAAAGGTTATCGCCTCACAGGCGGCCGCGATGTGGACGCCGGCGAGAAGCTGGTTGATCATCTTGAAGGCAGCACCTTTTCCGGCCTCGTCGCCAAGCTCGTAGACCTTGGCGGCCATGGCATCGAGACCCGGACGCGCGGTGTCGAAGGCCTGTCTGGAGCCGGAGGCCATGATGGTCAGTTCGCCCCGCGCCGCCTTGGCCGCGCCGCCTGAAATCGGGGCGTCAAGATAATGCCGGCCAAGAGCCTCCGTCCGCTGCGCCAGATCGCGCGCGACGGCGGGATCCATG
Encoded here:
- a CDS encoding transcriptional regulator, AsnC family (PFAM: regulatory protein AsnC/Lrp family~SMART: regulatory protein AsnC/Lrp family~KEGG: rec:RHECIAT_PC0000560 probable transcriptional regulator protein (leucine-responsive), AsnC family) — translated: MKLDRIDVKILYELQKNGRVTNVELAELVNLSPSPCLMRVKKLQSEGYIEGYSAQINVSKLGQTLTVFTEITLKNHRQIDFARFLAAIEKVDQVIECHLVSGGYDYMLKFVTAGIDEYQTIMERLTDLDVGIDKYFSFVVLKSPIIKAHMPLTTLFPH
- a CDS encoding ABC transporter related (PFAM: ABC transporter related~SMART: AAA ATPase~KEGG: rec:RHECIAT_PC0000559 probable oligopeptide ABC transporter, ATP-binding protein) — protein: MSNFIEIRDLKVEATTDSGRRVEIIKGVSLDVAEGEIVALIGESGSGKTTIALTLMGHTRAGCRISGGSVSVGGKDMVTLSEKQRAKVRGTEVAYVPQSAAAAFNPARSIMDQVIEVTRIHQLMSPDDARARAVELFRALSLPEPETIGSRYPHQVSGGQLQRLAAAMALIGDPTLVIFDEPTTALDVTTQIEVLRAFKSVMKKGGIAGVYVSHDLAVVAQIADRIVVLKGGETQETGTTDEILNNAKHPYTRELLAAFEPKPRGATGPAEPAMAPLLSIEGLVAGYGQRQADGLPLVRAVENVSLKVERGRNLGIIGESGCGKSTLARTIAGILPAAVGKIVFDGTELHRNARERSRDELREMQIVFQYADTALNPAKSVEDILDRPLVFYHRMDRKARNARIDQLLDMVRLPRNLRHRRPGELSGGQKQRVNFARALAADPKLILCDEITSALDTVVAAAVIDLLKELQRELGLSYIFISHDLSVVEAICDEIVVMYGGRKVEEITSLTVKAPQHPYSQLLFSSVPTLDPAWLDGLQQDPELVRAYCRH
- a CDS encoding binding-protein-dependent transport systems inner membrane component (PFAM: binding-protein-dependent transport systems inner membrane component~KEGG: rec:RHECIAT_PC0000558 probable oligopeptide ABC transporter, permease protein) gives rise to the protein MTMTSSETTSGRLSGTRFGYRFNIVGAIGFTVILSWALVAIFAPWVIPYPVGEIIDLDYFGPMSRELWLGSDYLGRDMLSRILMGARYTVGISLAAVTIACFSGVVLGMIAAVAGGWLDTILSRFLDALNSIPSKLFGLVVVAAVGSSVPVLIMTLSVIYIPGAYRFARALAVNINAMDFITVARIRGESTLYLIRSEILPNIVGPVLADLGIRFVFIVLLLSGLSFLGLGVQPPYADWGALVRENIGGLPFGAPAVMFPSLAIASLTISVNLLIDNLPQKIRDRSTS
- a CDS encoding binding-protein-dependent transport systems inner membrane component (PFAM: binding-protein-dependent transport systems inner membrane component~KEGG: rec:RHECIAT_PC0000557 probable oligopeptide ABC transporter, permease protein) — translated: MNRQVLSLVLSRLFVAVITLVIVSFAVFFATTLLPGDTATILLGQAATPEAVEGLRKAMHLDEPALFRFLRWIVGLLQGDLGTSYANEMPVAALIAGRFVNTLKLAGVTALFSVPIALTLGITAAMLRGTLYDRIVTVITIGVISVPEFMVATSAALIFAVYLKWLPALSFANEVHSLTDLLRVYAMPVITLTFVVSAQMIRMTRAAVIETLNTPYVEMALLKGASRPRIVFRHALPNALGPIVNAVALSLSYLLGGVIIVETIFNYPGIAKLMLDAVATRDLPLIQSCAMIFCLGYLLLITIADIIAILSNPRLR
- a CDS encoding extracellular solute-binding protein family 5 (PFAM: extracellular solute-binding protein family 5~KEGG: rec:RHECIAT_PC0000556 probable oligopeptide ABC transporter, substrate-binding protein), with the protein product MNDKITNWTRSDDSMVESAIRRGATRRELLHMMLAGGVALSAGGLVLGRAGKALAATPVSGGSLKAAGWSSSTADTLDPAKASLSTDYVRCCSFYNRLTFLDKSGTPQMELADAIESKDAKTWTVKLKNGVTFHDGKPLTADDVVFSLKRHLDPSVGSKVAKIAAQMTGFKAVDKQTVEITLASPNADLPTILSMHHFMIVADGTTDFTKANGTGAFVKEVFEPGVRSVGIKNKNYWKSGPNVDSFEYFAISDDNARVNALLSGDIHLAASINPRSMRLVETQGDGFTLSKTTSGNYTNLNMRLDMEPGNKRDFVEGMKYLVNREQIVKAALRGLGEVGNDQPVSPANFYHDAELKARAFDPDKAKFHFDKAGVLGQSIPIIASDAAASSIDMAMIIQAAGAEIGMKLDVQRVPSDGYWDNYWLKAPIHFGNINPRPTPDILFSLLYTSDAPWNESQYKSEKFDKMLIEARGSLDQDKRKTIYNEMQGMVAQEAGTIIPAYISNVDATTAKLKGLEANPLGGQMGYAFAEYVWLEA
- a CDS encoding HAD-superfamily hydrolase, subfamily IA, variant 2 (HAD-like) (TIGRFAM: HAD-superfamily hydrolase, subfamily IA, variant 2 (HAD-like)~KEGG: rec:RHECIAT_PC0000555 putative 2-haloacid dehalogenase protein), whose translation is MSKSLPEFKYLTFDVVGTLIDFEGGLKTCLAEIATEAGTEIDGEQALSLYRAARYSEDADLFPDDLVRVYLAIAPKLGLPTEQKYGERLRDSAKGWKGFADSAAALASLARDYRLVAMTNARRWAFDFFAKELGNPFYAAFTADDTGTEKPDPAFFETVFDYVASEGHSKEDILHVAQSQYHDIGISRELGLTNCWIERRHHEKGYGGTIEPAEFTKPDYHFTSMAGLADAVAAARA